A single genomic interval of Chloroflexota bacterium harbors:
- a CDS encoding MFS transporter, giving the protein MANTAALSSPAARATNWKVVLSWALYDLANTIFSMNIVSLYFSLWVVNVMGGSDAAYGYANSLSMFLMFLSAPILGALSDQTARRVPFLVVSTLLCVFFTALLGMGGLVLSLAFFVLANYMFQAGLIFYDSLLPVVSTEENRGRVGGLGIGLGYLGSFIGVGSGLLLLDRIGYVGVFRLSAALFLLFALPCFLFVKEPRPAGKMRITRTMLVNALRQVSQTVRHARQFPGLIRFLIGRIFYTDPVNTVIVFMGIYVTNEVGFTATQAQIVLLVSIASAVLGGLAWGVVVDRIGPKRSLNIVLIMWMAALALAVFIAVLDLPPSLFWLVSLTAGIALGGTWSSDRPYMLRLSPPRYIGEFYGLYSMVGRFASIIGPFMWGFIVDTLGFGRPAAIISLLVFIVIAFVILQGVDDHPREWAPDLL; this is encoded by the coding sequence ATGGCCAACACCGCGGCGCTTTCCTCACCGGCGGCGCGTGCCACGAATTGGAAAGTCGTCCTCTCCTGGGCGCTCTACGACCTGGCGAACACCATCTTCTCCATGAATATCGTCTCCCTGTACTTCTCCCTGTGGGTGGTCAACGTCATGGGGGGATCCGACGCCGCCTACGGGTACGCCAACAGCCTCTCCATGTTCCTGATGTTCCTGTCCGCTCCGATCCTCGGCGCGCTCTCCGATCAGACAGCGCGTCGCGTGCCATTCCTGGTCGTCTCTACCCTCCTGTGTGTGTTCTTTACGGCGCTGCTGGGCATGGGGGGGCTGGTGCTCTCGTTGGCCTTCTTCGTCCTCGCCAACTACATGTTTCAGGCCGGGTTGATCTTCTATGACTCGTTGTTGCCCGTGGTGAGCACGGAGGAAAATCGCGGCCGGGTCGGTGGATTGGGGATCGGCCTGGGGTATCTGGGCTCGTTCATCGGGGTGGGCAGCGGGTTGCTGTTGCTGGATCGCATCGGCTATGTGGGGGTGTTCCGGCTCAGCGCGGCGCTCTTCCTGCTGTTCGCCCTTCCCTGCTTCCTGTTCGTGAAGGAGCCCCGTCCTGCGGGGAAGATGCGCATCACCCGGACGATGTTGGTGAACGCGCTGCGGCAGGTGAGCCAGACCGTGCGACACGCCCGGCAGTTCCCGGGCCTGATCCGCTTCTTGATCGGCCGGATCTTCTACACCGATCCGGTCAACACGGTCATCGTCTTCATGGGGATTTACGTCACCAACGAGGTGGGGTTCACCGCCACCCAGGCCCAAATCGTGCTGTTGGTCTCCATCGCCTCGGCCGTGTTGGGCGGGCTGGCGTGGGGCGTCGTGGTGGATCGCATCGGGCCCAAGCGCAGCCTGAACATCGTGCTGATCATGTGGATGGCGGCGTTGGCTCTGGCCGTGTTCATCGCCGTGCTCGATCTGCCACCGTCGCTCTTCTGGCTGGTGAGCCTGACGGCCGGCATAGCGTTGGGCGGCACGTGGAGCTCGGATCGGCCGTACATGCTGCGGTTGAGCCCTCCCCGCTACATCGGGGAGTTCTATGGGCTGTATTCCATGGTGGGGCGCTTCGCCAGCATCATCGGGCCGTTCATGTGGGGCTTCATCGTGGATACGCTGGGGTTTGGCCGCCCGGCTGCCATCATCTCCCTGCTGGTCTTCATCGTCATCGCTTTCGTGATCCTCCAGGGCGTGGACGATCATCCTCGCGAGTGGGCGCCGGACCTGTTGTAG
- a CDS encoding Trm112 family protein yields MAIDPELLEILRCPACVSGPTRREGPDPGRLQLVKDVWLVCQEEGCGRKYPIKDDIPVMLIEEGDKWINTPVDELPVPVPE; encoded by the coding sequence ATGGCGATCGATCCGGAACTGCTGGAGATTCTACGCTGTCCGGCGTGTGTAAGCGGCCCCACCCGACGTGAAGGCCCCGATCCAGGCCGACTGCAACTGGTCAAGGATGTCTGGCTCGTGTGCCAGGAAGAGGGGTGCGGCCGGAAATACCCCATCAAGGACGACATCCCGGTGATGTTGATCGAGGAAGGCGATAAGTGGATCAACACGCCGGTGGACGAACTGCCCGTTCCCGTGCCTGAATAG
- the tsf gene encoding translation elongation factor Ts — protein MQVTTEMIKELRARTGAGVLDCRNALQETGGDLDKATELLRQKGIAVAAKKAGREAREGIIGSYVHMGAKVAALVELNCETDFVARTPEFQQLAKDLAMQVVATRPLYVSPEDVPAEVIEREKETYRAQMADSGKPEHIIERIVEGKLEKFYDETCLLRQPFIRDEGMTVQDLITDAIARLGENIVVRRFIRYELGEE, from the coding sequence TTGCAAGTCACGACAGAGATGATCAAGGAGTTACGCGCAAGGACCGGCGCGGGAGTGCTGGATTGCCGCAACGCGTTGCAGGAGACGGGCGGGGATCTGGACAAGGCGACGGAGCTGTTGCGCCAGAAGGGGATCGCGGTGGCCGCTAAGAAGGCCGGGCGCGAGGCCCGAGAGGGGATCATCGGCTCTTACGTGCATATGGGGGCCAAGGTGGCCGCCCTGGTGGAGCTGAATTGCGAGACGGACTTCGTCGCCCGCACGCCCGAGTTCCAGCAGCTGGCCAAGGACCTGGCCATGCAGGTCGTGGCCACCCGTCCTCTGTACGTGAGCCCCGAGGACGTGCCCGCCGAGGTGATCGAGCGGGAGAAGGAGACCTATCGTGCTCAGATGGCGGACTCCGGCAAGCCGGAGCACATCATTGAGCGCATCGTGGAGGGCAAGCTCGAGAAGTTCTACGATGAAACCTGTTTGCTGCGTCAGCCGTTCATCCGGGATGAGGGCATGACGGTGCAGGACCTGATCACCGATGCCATCGCGAGGCTAGGCGAGAATATCGTCGTGCGCCGGTTCATCCGGTATGAGCTGGGGGAGGAATGA
- a CDS encoding Rieske 2Fe-2S domain-containing protein, producing the protein MAEAALPSADKGAKISRREWLNYAWLASLGILLVDLAGIGYLFSMPRFKEGEFGGVFSLGQVSNLPPKKTPPVNFPKGRFWLVHTEQGVLALYKVCTHLGCLYGWNDQEGKFICPCHGSQFQYDGTYIRGPAPRSLDRFVVQVLDQDGNVLAETDPETGDPVPLPDDPNVIVKVDTGRKILGEPNA; encoded by the coding sequence ATGGCTGAGGCGGCACTTCCATCAGCGGACAAGGGAGCAAAGATCTCACGCCGCGAATGGCTGAACTACGCATGGCTGGCCTCGCTGGGCATCCTGCTGGTCGACCTGGCGGGCATCGGATACCTTTTCTCCATGCCCCGCTTCAAGGAAGGGGAGTTCGGCGGCGTCTTCTCCCTGGGTCAGGTATCCAACTTACCTCCAAAGAAGACCCCTCCTGTCAATTTCCCGAAGGGGAGATTCTGGCTCGTCCACACGGAACAGGGCGTGCTGGCCCTGTACAAGGTCTGCACACATCTGGGGTGCCTGTATGGTTGGAACGACCAGGAGGGCAAGTTCATCTGCCCATGCCACGGCTCCCAATTCCAATACGACGGCACCTACATCCGGGGGCCAGCCCCGCGTTCGCTGGACCGTTTCGTAGTGCAGGTGCTCGATCAGGACGGCAACGTGCTGGCCGAGACGGATCCTGAGACCGGAGATCCCGTACCCCTCCCCGACGACCCTAACGTCATCGTAAAGGTGGACACCGGCCGCAAGATCCTCGGAGAGCCGAACGCGTGA
- a CDS encoding UMP kinase gives MTDLKYHRIVLKLGGEALAGESGFGIDPDRAEEVATKVRKVKDLGVEIAVVLGAGNIWRGKEGLEHGMDRATADHMGMLATVMNALALQDALERLGVITRVQTAIEMRQIAEPYIRRRAIHQLEKGYVVILGAGTGNPYFTTDTAAALRAMEVGAEVLIKATKVDAVYDQDPLLNPDARRFDRLSYIDALNMRVGIMDSTAITLCMDNGLPIYVVDLWAPDSLERVVRGESIGTVIS, from the coding sequence ATGACCGACTTGAAGTATCACCGCATCGTGTTGAAGTTGGGCGGCGAGGCGCTGGCCGGCGAGAGCGGCTTCGGGATCGATCCCGACCGGGCGGAAGAGGTCGCCACCAAGGTCCGCAAGGTCAAGGACCTGGGGGTGGAGATCGCCGTCGTCCTGGGGGCCGGCAACATATGGCGTGGCAAGGAGGGGCTGGAGCACGGCATGGATCGTGCTACGGCCGACCACATGGGGATGTTGGCCACGGTCATGAACGCGCTGGCCTTGCAGGATGCCCTGGAGCGCCTGGGCGTGATCACCCGGGTTCAGACGGCTATCGAGATGCGGCAGATCGCCGAGCCGTACATCCGGCGGCGGGCCATCCATCAGCTCGAGAAGGGGTATGTGGTGATCCTGGGGGCCGGAACCGGGAACCCGTATTTCACGACGGATACCGCGGCCGCTCTGCGGGCCATGGAGGTTGGCGCTGAGGTGCTCATCAAGGCCACCAAGGTGGATGCGGTGTACGATCAGGACCCTCTTTTGAATCCGGACGCGCGGCGTTTCGACCGGCTGAGTTACATCGATGCGTTGAACATGCGGGTGGGCATCATGGACAGCACGGCGATCACGCTGTGCATGGACAACGGCCTGCCCATCTATGTGGTCGACCTGTGGGCTCCGGATAGCCTGGAGCGGGTAGTGCGTGGGGAATCCATCGGCACGGTGATCTCATAG
- a CDS encoding tetratricopeptide repeat protein, with amino-acid sequence MDTLLTQGVAAAQAGDLQRARSLFEAILEKDPHNEEAWLWLSAITDDVEERKAYLRRVLELDYDNEKAWRQFNALTLSPPKPEAASPIHTEARDFTCPGCGSDVRYDPRQEALVCPHCGQAQDIPRDTGSPESMPLGHVSTTRAAQEEWIGQRVYHCQDCGATTTISARQGSLQCPFCGSTFVLEPQPNAPLIAPQAILPFRLDEQEAEEALRHWLSSDRLWPDELGRQVTIERLRGVYIPFWIFDGLARFRRRDPDNADYLSSRVYANVPVCGSLSLKEEMAQGIEPFDLEALKRYRPEYTAGWPVEIYQTTLAEASIQARARVREDIEDRYGPTDFVHFTDVYWKLALLPVYLGTYRYRNKLYLFAVNGQTGKVFAQAPRDPIWITLIAITGVFLIALVAILILTSAHLMR; translated from the coding sequence ATGGACACCCTACTGACACAAGGGGTCGCCGCGGCTCAGGCCGGCGACCTGCAGAGGGCCAGGAGCCTGTTTGAAGCGATCCTGGAGAAAGATCCCCACAACGAGGAGGCCTGGCTGTGGCTCAGCGCGATCACGGATGACGTGGAGGAGCGAAAGGCCTACCTCCGCCGCGTGCTGGAGCTTGATTATGACAACGAAAAGGCCTGGCGGCAGTTCAACGCCCTGACCCTCTCTCCCCCAAAGCCAGAGGCGGCTTCTCCTATCCACACGGAAGCTCGGGATTTCACCTGTCCCGGCTGTGGATCGGACGTGCGCTACGATCCCAGACAGGAAGCCCTGGTCTGCCCCCACTGCGGCCAGGCGCAGGACATCCCCAGGGACACTGGCTCCCCGGAGAGCATGCCGCTGGGACACGTATCCACCACGCGGGCGGCACAGGAGGAGTGGATCGGCCAGCGAGTATACCACTGTCAGGACTGCGGGGCCACCACGACCATCTCGGCCCGGCAGGGGAGCCTGCAATGCCCATTCTGCGGCTCGACCTTCGTCCTGGAGCCGCAACCCAATGCTCCCCTCATCGCTCCCCAGGCGATCCTGCCCTTCCGGCTGGACGAGCAAGAGGCGGAGGAGGCGCTTCGACACTGGCTGTCCAGCGATCGGTTATGGCCGGATGAGCTCGGCCGCCAGGTGACCATCGAGCGGCTCCGCGGGGTGTACATCCCCTTCTGGATATTCGACGGCCTGGCCCGATTCCGACGCCGGGACCCGGACAACGCCGACTATCTCTCAAGCCGCGTATACGCGAACGTGCCGGTCTGCGGATCGCTCAGCCTGAAGGAGGAGATGGCACAGGGCATAGAGCCCTTCGACCTGGAGGCGCTGAAACGATACCGGCCGGAGTACACGGCGGGATGGCCGGTGGAGATTTACCAGACCACCCTGGCCGAGGCCTCTATCCAGGCCCGGGCGCGCGTCCGGGAGGACATCGAGGATCGATACGGCCCCACGGATTTCGTCCATTTCACGGACGTCTATTGGAAGCTGGCCCTCCTGCCGGTATACCTGGGGACATACCGATATCGGAACAAGCTCTACCTGTTCGCCGTCAACGGCCAGACGGGCAAGGTATTCGCCCAGGCCCCACGCGATCCGATCTGGATCACCCTGATCGCGATCACCGGGGTGTTCCTCATCGCCCTGGTGGCCATCCTGATCCTGACATCCGCCCATCTGATGAGGTGA
- a CDS encoding RNA 3'-terminal phosphate cyclase yields the protein MLVIDGSYGEGGGQILRTALSLAAVLQRPVRIERIRAGRPQPGLRPQHLTAVRAAAAVCGATLSGDHVGSGQLTFQPGHPPRPGHYAFDVSQVAGAGSAGAVSLVFQTVLLPLALADGPSHVELRGGTHVAWSPPFHYLAHVYLPALAKLGITADVRLGRWGWYPRGGGEMTAHIPGRARLRPHEFVERGDLLRLWGISAASRLPKHVRQRQARQAQARLAAEGFVVEIQEVDAPSIGPGTCVFLCAEHERITAGFSAYGRRGLPAEQVADAAVDSLLAYEAGSGAVDPHLADQLVLPLALAGGALTTTQVTRHLITNVWVVERFLGRRFEWEGEEGTEGRLQCLN from the coding sequence ATGTTGGTCATCGACGGCTCTTATGGCGAGGGGGGAGGCCAGATCCTGCGCACGGCGCTGAGCCTGGCGGCCGTCCTTCAGCGCCCCGTCCGGATCGAGCGGATCCGAGCCGGGCGACCGCAGCCGGGGCTGCGGCCCCAACATCTCACCGCCGTGCGGGCTGCCGCTGCCGTGTGCGGCGCCACGCTGTCAGGGGATCACGTGGGATCGGGTCAGTTGACGTTCCAGCCGGGACATCCGCCGCGCCCTGGGCACTATGCCTTCGATGTGAGCCAGGTCGCCGGGGCCGGGTCGGCTGGCGCGGTGAGCTTGGTCTTTCAGACCGTATTGCTGCCGCTGGCATTGGCGGATGGTCCCTCCCATGTGGAGCTGCGCGGCGGTACCCATGTCGCCTGGAGCCCTCCCTTTCATTACCTGGCCCATGTGTATCTGCCCGCCCTGGCGAAGCTGGGCATTACGGCCGATGTGCGGCTGGGGCGTTGGGGGTGGTATCCTCGGGGGGGCGGCGAGATGACGGCCCATATCCCCGGCCGGGCGCGATTGCGTCCTCATGAGTTTGTCGAGCGTGGCGATCTCCTTCGACTGTGGGGCATCTCGGCGGCATCACGTCTGCCGAAGCACGTGCGTCAGCGGCAGGCGCGGCAGGCGCAGGCCCGGCTGGCGGCGGAGGGGTTCGTCGTCGAGATCCAGGAGGTGGATGCCCCATCGATTGGGCCGGGGACTTGTGTATTCCTCTGCGCGGAGCACGAGAGGATCACCGCCGGGTTCTCCGCTTACGGGCGGCGCGGGCTTCCCGCCGAGCAGGTGGCCGACGCGGCCGTGGACTCGTTGCTGGCGTACGAGGCCGGGAGCGGTGCGGTAGATCCACACCTGGCCGATCAGCTGGTGTTGCCCCTGGCGCTGGCGGGGGGAGCGCTGACCACCACGCAGGTCACGCGCCACTTGATAACGAACGTTTGGGTTGTAGAGCGATTCTTGGGACGGCGCTTTGAGTGGGAAGGTGAGGAAGGGACAGAGGGACGGCTTCAATGTTTGAATTGA
- the rpsB gene encoding 30S ribosomal protein S2, translating into MPIVSLKQLLEAGVHFGHRTRRWHPKMKQYIFTERNGIHIIDLQQTIARLDQAYNVVRDTVAEGGMVLFAGTKKQAQETIRVEAERCGMPYVNQRWLGGTLTNFRTIRQRVEYMIELEQRRDNGELEALPKKEALLLTREIAKLNRRLGGLRSMTRIPDLLFLVDIRREDIAVREANRLGIPIIAMVDTNCDPDPIDYVIPSNDDAIRAIKLITSKIADAVIEGQQIRAATIAEEEAAEEAEEEQLLGPSTLAKIRAGVLEELEEEELVEFEEELELEEEEPEEAVLELDEEEEMAATEVFEAEEEEVGEEEEAEEAEEEGEAVEAVAETAEETGDSQPEAVAEEEASLEADEA; encoded by the coding sequence GTGCCGATCGTATCTTTGAAACAGCTTTTGGAGGCAGGTGTTCACTTCGGGCATCGCACGCGGCGATGGCACCCGAAGATGAAGCAGTACATCTTCACCGAGCGTAACGGGATCCACATCATCGATCTGCAGCAGACCATCGCCCGTCTGGATCAGGCCTACAATGTGGTACGGGACACGGTGGCCGAGGGGGGGATGGTCCTGTTCGCGGGCACCAAGAAGCAGGCGCAGGAGACGATTCGCGTCGAGGCCGAGCGGTGTGGGATGCCCTATGTCAACCAGCGTTGGCTCGGCGGAACGCTGACCAACTTCCGCACCATCCGGCAGCGCGTGGAGTACATGATCGAGTTGGAGCAGCGCCGGGATAACGGCGAGTTGGAGGCGCTGCCCAAGAAGGAGGCGCTCCTTCTGACTCGGGAGATCGCCAAGCTGAACCGCCGGCTGGGCGGCCTGCGCAGCATGACCCGGATACCGGACCTGCTCTTCCTGGTCGATATCCGCCGGGAGGACATCGCGGTGCGGGAGGCCAACCGCCTGGGGATCCCCATCATCGCCATGGTGGATACCAATTGCGACCCGGACCCCATCGATTATGTGATCCCCTCGAATGATGACGCCATTCGGGCCATCAAGCTGATCACGTCCAAGATCGCGGACGCGGTGATCGAGGGGCAGCAGATCCGAGCGGCGACCATCGCCGAGGAGGAGGCTGCGGAGGAGGCCGAGGAGGAGCAACTGTTGGGGCCCTCCACGTTGGCTAAGATCCGCGCTGGGGTCTTGGAGGAGCTAGAGGAAGAGGAGCTGGTCGAGTTTGAGGAGGAGTTGGAGCTGGAGGAAGAGGAGCCTGAGGAAGCCGTATTGGAGCTGGATGAAGAGGAAGAGATGGCTGCCACCGAGGTCTTTGAGGCCGAGGAGGAAGAGGTAGGCGAGGAAGAAGAGGCCGAAGAGGCTGAGGAAGAGGGCGAGGCCGTTGAGGCGGTGGCTGAGACGGCCGAGGAGACGGGAGATTCCCAGCCGGAGGCCGTGGCCGAGGAGGAAGCAAGCCTCGAAGCGGATGAGGCTTAA
- a CDS encoding phosphatidate cytidylyltransferase, which translates to MLRDRVLSAVVLIPLVAGLAYAGGYWWLAAVALAGALASIELFRLLQHGGYQPHAWAGVAWTLALIASGFWPRALPVGLVLGSGLMVTLTLALFRVESHPATDWAWTAAGAVYLGVLLAPFVALRMRPNGLLWLALAVLTTWVTDSGAYFVGVTVGRHKLSPRLSPKKTWEGAVGGWLIGVLGGAALGVWLVGLPPLQAVVLAAILCLLAPFGDLAESMIKRQVGVKDSSRLIPGHGGVLDRLDSLLFIVPATYYASLLLG; encoded by the coding sequence TTGCTGCGTGACCGTGTGCTCAGCGCTGTTGTCTTGATCCCCCTGGTGGCCGGGCTGGCTTACGCTGGCGGGTACTGGTGGCTGGCGGCCGTGGCTCTGGCGGGCGCGCTGGCCAGCATCGAGTTGTTTCGCCTGCTGCAGCATGGCGGGTACCAGCCGCACGCCTGGGCGGGGGTAGCGTGGACGTTGGCGTTGATCGCCAGCGGCTTTTGGCCCCGGGCGTTGCCGGTCGGCCTGGTGCTGGGGAGCGGGCTGATGGTCACGCTGACGCTGGCGCTGTTCCGGGTGGAATCGCATCCGGCGACGGATTGGGCGTGGACCGCCGCAGGAGCCGTTTACCTGGGTGTGCTCCTCGCCCCCTTTGTGGCGCTGCGCATGCGTCCCAATGGGCTGCTCTGGCTGGCGCTGGCGGTCCTTACGACCTGGGTCACCGATTCCGGCGCGTATTTCGTCGGCGTCACCGTGGGCCGACACAAGTTGTCCCCGCGGCTCAGCCCCAAGAAGACCTGGGAGGGCGCCGTTGGCGGCTGGCTGATCGGCGTCCTGGGCGGGGCCGCGCTAGGGGTGTGGCTGGTGGGGCTTCCGCCGCTGCAGGCGGTGGTGTTGGCCGCCATCCTCTGCCTGTTGGCCCCGTTCGGCGATCTGGCCGAATCCATGATCAAACGCCAGGTTGGCGTCAAGGATTCCAGCCGGCTGATCCCCGGGCATGGGGGCGTGTTAGACCGGCTGGATAGCCTGTTGTTCATCGTCCCTGCCACGTACTACGCCTCCCTGCTGCTGGGGTGA
- a CDS encoding isoprenyl transferase encodes MRSSPSHGRELVPSGECRERNGKVSDSELTRVPYHIGIIMDGNGRWAQRRGLPRLMGHRAGTENIRRVLEGCVEFGVKVLTVYAFSTENWARPPEEVQGLMRLLRENIRRQLPELHEKGVQIRHSGRLTGVDPRLQEQIRAAVELTKHNDRIILNVAFNYGGRAEILDAVRRLMEDGVQPDELTEELFGRYLYTGDLPDPDLIIRTGGEYRLSNFLLWQAAYAEYYATPTYWPDFDKEELRKALVEYARRERRFGKVPSSQS; translated from the coding sequence ATGCGTTCTTCGCCTTCGCATGGGAGGGAGCTTGTACCCTCTGGGGAGTGCCGCGAGAGGAATGGAAAGGTGAGCGATAGCGAGCTGACGCGTGTCCCTTATCACATCGGCATTATCATGGATGGGAACGGCCGGTGGGCTCAGAGGCGAGGGCTGCCTCGCCTGATGGGGCACCGCGCGGGCACGGAGAACATCCGGCGCGTCCTGGAGGGGTGCGTCGAGTTCGGTGTCAAAGTGCTGACCGTCTACGCCTTTTCCACGGAGAACTGGGCGCGGCCACCTGAGGAAGTGCAGGGATTGATGCGCCTGCTGCGCGAGAACATCCGGCGCCAGCTCCCGGAGCTTCACGAGAAAGGGGTGCAGATCCGGCACAGCGGCCGGCTGACCGGCGTGGACCCACGCCTTCAGGAGCAGATCCGGGCGGCAGTGGAGCTCACCAAGCACAACGATCGGATCATCCTGAACGTGGCGTTCAACTACGGCGGCCGCGCGGAGATCCTGGATGCCGTCCGTCGCCTGATGGAGGATGGCGTGCAGCCGGATGAGCTGACGGAGGAGTTGTTCGGCCGTTATCTGTATACGGGCGATCTCCCGGATCCAGATCTGATCATCCGCACGGGAGGGGAGTATCGGCTGAGCAACTTCCTGCTCTGGCAGGCGGCCTACGCGGAATATTACGCCACTCCCACCTATTGGCCTGACTTCGACAAAGAGGAATTGCGCAAGGCGCTGGTGGAATACGCCCGGCGTGAACGGCGCTTTGGTAAGGTCCCTTCGTCCCAGTCCTGA
- the frr gene encoding ribosome recycling factor produces MIDDALRDAEDRMKKAVEALQNDLRGVRTGRASPALVERVMVDYYGVPTPLQQLATIAVPEPRLLTIRPFNPGDIGLIEKAILKSDLGLTPSNDGKLIRLVIPRLTEERRRELVKLVARRVEEGRVAVRNIRRDTINDLREFEREKLISEDELHRALDEVQKLTDRYIEQVDEVGKAKETEIMEI; encoded by the coding sequence ATGATCGACGACGCGCTGCGAGATGCCGAAGACCGGATGAAAAAGGCCGTGGAGGCCTTACAAAACGACCTGCGCGGGGTTCGCACCGGGCGGGCTTCACCCGCGTTGGTGGAGCGGGTGATGGTGGATTATTACGGGGTGCCGACCCCCCTGCAGCAGCTGGCCACCATCGCGGTTCCGGAGCCGCGCTTGCTGACCATTCGGCCGTTCAACCCCGGCGATATCGGCCTGATCGAGAAGGCGATCCTGAAGTCGGACCTGGGGTTGACGCCGTCGAACGACGGCAAGCTGATTCGGCTGGTCATCCCTCGCCTGACCGAGGAACGACGACGTGAGCTGGTCAAGCTGGTCGCCCGGCGGGTGGAGGAAGGGCGTGTAGCGGTCCGCAACATCCGGCGGGATACCATCAACGATCTCCGTGAGTTCGAGAGGGAGAAGCTCATCTCCGAGGATGAGCTTCACCGCGCGCTGGACGAGGTGCAGAAGCTAACCGACCGTTACATCGAGCAGGTGGATGAGGTCGGCAAGGCCAAAGAAACGGAGATCATGGAGATCTGA
- a CDS encoding ribonuclease Z: MFELIFLGTSASAPSVRRGLSSAVVLYKQYRFMIDCGEGTQRQLLRSGLGFRRLDRILLTHGHLDHILGLGGLASTFGRWEMIDQMDLYGGKWALQRVKGLMNVVFGPGRMPLHIVYHEIEPGVIFEDDTFTLSAFPVDHRGPDCFGFSFMEKPRRPFLPERAEALGVPAGPVRRQLVQGQTVTLEDGRVIHPDDVLGPEVRGAHLAFVGDAGRTEGLIEFVHRADALVIEATYCEEEAEMARQFGHLTAAQAARLARDAEVKQLILTHISRRYGARRVLAEAQPIFPETVVANDFDRFRILKDGPNVYLHQEQDVDEEA, from the coding sequence ATGTTTGAATTGATCTTCCTGGGCACTTCGGCCTCCGCCCCCTCGGTGAGGCGCGGTCTGTCCTCCGCTGTGGTGCTCTACAAGCAGTATCGGTTCATGATCGATTGTGGGGAGGGGACGCAGCGTCAGCTGTTGCGTAGTGGTCTGGGATTTCGGCGCCTGGATCGAATCCTGTTGACGCACGGGCATCTGGATCACATCCTCGGCCTGGGAGGGTTGGCCTCCACCTTCGGCCGGTGGGAGATGATCGATCAGATGGATCTGTATGGCGGGAAGTGGGCGTTGCAGCGGGTGAAGGGGTTGATGAACGTCGTGTTCGGCCCCGGGCGTATGCCGTTGCACATCGTGTACCATGAGATCGAGCCCGGCGTCATCTTCGAGGACGACACCTTCACGCTGAGCGCCTTCCCGGTCGATCATCGGGGGCCGGACTGCTTCGGCTTCTCCTTCATGGAGAAGCCGCGTCGACCGTTCCTGCCCGAGCGGGCGGAGGCGTTGGGGGTTCCGGCCGGCCCGGTACGTCGCCAGTTGGTGCAGGGACAGACGGTGACGTTGGAGGATGGGCGGGTGATCCACCCGGACGACGTCCTGGGGCCGGAGGTGCGCGGCGCTCACCTCGCCTTCGTGGGGGATGCCGGCCGCACGGAGGGCCTGATTGAGTTCGTCCATCGGGCGGACGCGCTGGTGATCGAGGCCACGTATTGCGAGGAGGAGGCGGAGATGGCACGTCAATTCGGCCATCTCACGGCGGCCCAGGCTGCCCGGCTGGCCCGGGATGCGGAGGTCAAGCAGCTGATCCTGACGCACATCTCCCGCCGGTACGGCGCCCGGCGCGTCCTGGCCGAAGCGCAGCCCATCTTCCCTGAGACGGTGGTCGCCAACGACTTCGATCGTTTCCGTATCCTCAAAGATGGGCCGAATGTTTATCTTCATCAGGAGCAGGATGTGGATGAGGAGGCCTGA